The Methanoculleus thermophilus genome includes a window with the following:
- a CDS encoding DUF3467 domain-containing protein, translated as MANREISVNIPGDLDPVYSNRIQIAYKEDEFTFLFLHEIPGANQARAKAIVSISPRHAKNLVEVLAKSVADYEQKFGKLTTPEAAPHQESNVTIRGYS; from the coding sequence ATGGCTAACCGCGAGATATCGGTCAACATCCCCGGCGATCTCGACCCGGTCTACTCGAACCGCATCCAGATCGCCTACAAGGAGGATGAGTTTACGTTCCTCTTCCTGCACGAGATCCCCGGCGCGAACCAGGCGCGGGCGAAGGCGATCGTCTCGATCAGCCCCCGGCACGCAAAGAACCTGGTCGAGGTGCTCGCGAAAAGCGTCGCCGACTACGAGCAGAAGTTCGGCAAGCTCACCACTCCGGAGGCTGCTCCACACCAGGAGAGCAATGTCACCATCCGGGGCTACTCCTGA